Within the Salinibacterium sp. TMP30 genome, the region GCCACCGCATTCCAAGCACTCGTACGTGCGGCGGTCGCTCGCAACTCGATGTCCTAGATTTCGGCGAAGCGCGACCGGGCGCGTTAAAAACAGCCCCCTTTGGCAATCTCTAAAGTGTTGCCCGAACTGCATCCCGCGCACGGCCCATGCCGAGCATCCGTCTGGAACAATGGATGCGGGGTTAGCCACGTCACAAGCGCGCTCGCGGCCCCGTAACACTGCAGTCGGAAGGAACCTGATGCAACGCCAACACAGCGACGAATTTGACCGGTGGAATGCCCGCCAAGAACTGGCGGAGGCAATGATCCCGCTCATTGGGGGGCTGTATCGCAACCACGGCGTTGTGACCTCCATTCATGGTCGCCGTCTCATCAACAAGTCGCCCGTTGAGGTTCTTAAAGCTCACCGATTTGCACGCCAACTCAATGAGAGCGAACTGCCGATCGAGGAGACCATGCCGATCATGGTCGCGCTGGCGGCGCTGCCACTGAATCCGGCATCCATTGATCTAGCGAAGCTCGTGAATCGTTTTCGTGAAGATGGCGGCACACTCGAAGACTTCTTGGCAGTAGAACTCGCCCCGGTGCTCAAGGACGGTAGTGAAATCAAGCCAACGGGAGCGGATGTTGTGCTCTACGGTTTCGGACGTATCGGTCGACTGCTTGCCCGCATCCTCATCGCCCACGCCGGCAATGGCGAAGGGCTCAGACTGCGCGCCATCGTTGTGCGGCGCGGATCAGACAACGACCTCGTGAAACGCGCAAGCCTGCTGCGTCGCGATAGCGTGCACGGGCCATTCGAGGGCACCATCTCCGTCGACACTGACGCGAACACAATCCTTGCCAACGGCACCCTCATTCAGGTGATTTACTCCAACGACCCCGCCACGATCGACTACACCGAGTACGGAATTTCGGATGCCATCGTCGTCGACAACACCGGCCGCTGGCGTGACGAGGAGGGCCTCAGCCAGCACCTCAAGTCGAAGGGAGTGAAGCGCGTTCTCCTCACAGCCCCCGGCAAGGGCGACATCAAGAACATCGTTTACGGGCTCAACCACGACTCGATCGTTGACTCCGACACGATCCTGTCTGCCGCCTCGTGCACGACCAATGCAATCTCGCCGGTACTGAAAGCGATCAACGACATGTACGGCATCGAGCATGGTCACGTCGAGACCGTCCACTCCTACACAAATGACCAGAACCTCACCGACAACTTCCACTCGGGCGATCGTCGGGGCCGCTCGGCACCGATGAACATGGTCATCACCGAAACAGGTGCCGCGAAAGCAGTCGCTAAAGCAGTGCCGGAACTTGCTGGCCTACTGACCGGCAGCGCCATCCGGGTACCCACCCCCAACGTGTCGATGGCGATTCTGAACCTCAACTTGGCTACCGAAACTACGGTCAAGGAAGTGAACCGTTACCTGCGTGGGCTCTCGCTGGATTCGACCCTGCAGCAGCAGATCGACTTCATCGATTCGCCCGAGGTCGTGTCGAGCGACTTCATCGGCTCGCACCGTGCCGGCATCGTTGACGGGCTCGCCACGATCAGTACTGGCAAGCATTTGGTGCTCTACGTCTGGTACGACAACGAGTTCGGCTACACCAGCCAGGTCGTGCGCGTCATCGAACATATGGGTCAAACTCACCCTCAAGTTATTCCCGAACGCGCCGCAGTTGGAGCATAAGTTTCCGAACTGTGACCGTGTTACGCCTGTGGCTAACGCTGCGAGCGTAACAAAGGAAAAGTCTCAGGATACGCATGCAAACATCGTTGAATGAACGATTCCGCACTCCCCATAATTGATCTCTCGCTCCTTGATGGCAGCCCCGAATCGGCGGCCAAATTTCGTGACGATCTGCTGTGTGCGACCCACGATGTGGGGTTCTTTTACCTTGTCGGGCACGGTGTTGACGAGACGTTAATGGATGACCTTCTTGCGGCATCCCGTGAGTTCTTTGCCCTGCCCGAAGACGAGAAGCTTGCCGTCGAAAACATCAACAGCCCGCAGTTTCGTGGCTACACTCGCGTGGGTGGAGAACTGACCGAGGGTAAAACTGACTGGCGTGAGCAGGTCGATGTGGGGCCCGAACGCCCCGTCGTTGATACCGCTGCCGGGTACGCCGACTACTGGCGTCTCGAGGGTCCTAACCTCTGGCCGGATGCCGTACCGCAACTTCGTGGTTTGGTAAATGAGTGGAACGACAGACTCAGTGCCGTCTCGCTA harbors:
- a CDS encoding glyceraldehyde-3-phosphate dehydrogenase; translated protein: MQRQHSDEFDRWNARQELAEAMIPLIGGLYRNHGVVTSIHGRRLINKSPVEVLKAHRFARQLNESELPIEETMPIMVALAALPLNPASIDLAKLVNRFREDGGTLEDFLAVELAPVLKDGSEIKPTGADVVLYGFGRIGRLLARILIAHAGNGEGLRLRAIVVRRGSDNDLVKRASLLRRDSVHGPFEGTISVDTDANTILANGTLIQVIYSNDPATIDYTEYGISDAIVVDNTGRWRDEEGLSQHLKSKGVKRVLLTAPGKGDIKNIVYGLNHDSIVDSDTILSAASCTTNAISPVLKAINDMYGIEHGHVETVHSYTNDQNLTDNFHSGDRRGRSAPMNMVITETGAAKAVAKAVPELAGLLTGSAIRVPTPNVSMAILNLNLATETTVKEVNRYLRGLSLDSTLQQQIDFIDSPEVVSSDFIGSHRAGIVDGLATISTGKHLVLYVWYDNEFGYTSQVVRVIEHMGQTHPQVIPERAAVGA